In Bacillus sp. SM2101, a single genomic region encodes these proteins:
- a CDS encoding GNAT family N-acetyltransferase, which produces MDLAEMLGISLVHTESLKKESDVMYEVEVQKSIIESKGDKILKIIERKNDVLILFRALIDDTEKDDDDIILNIRSISKEGVFYPDSRLYAIPSTDCKILDLADIQVQKQYINKGYGSILLKTLKEIAIEKGVKEITGWISPADRDHVDRLKHFYEKHGFEVNLHKSRIVWRTDI; this is translated from the coding sequence ATGGATCTAGCAGAGATGCTGGGTATTAGTTTGGTACATACTGAATCTTTAAAAAAGGAAAGTGATGTTATGTATGAAGTAGAAGTGCAGAAGTCTATCATTGAATCCAAAGGTGATAAGATACTTAAAATTATAGAAAGAAAAAACGATGTGTTGATATTATTTAGGGCTTTAATTGATGATACAGAAAAAGACGACGATGACATTATCCTTAATATAAGATCCATAAGTAAAGAAGGAGTTTTTTATCCAGACTCTCGTTTATATGCAATACCTTCAACAGATTGCAAAATATTAGATTTAGCTGATATTCAAGTGCAAAAGCAATATATTAATAAGGGTTATGGAAGTATTTTGCTGAAAACTTTAAAGGAAATTGCTATTGAAAAAGGTGTGAAAGAGATTACAGGATGGATATCACCTGCTGATCGTGACCACGTAGATAGGCTAAAACATTTTTATGAAAAGCATGGCTTTGAAGTAAATTTACATAAGTCAAGAATTGTATGGAGAACGGATATTTAG
- a CDS encoding SEC-C metal-binding domain-containing protein: protein MEFNEIKQYLMNFDGSQLKPNILNSLSSLKKRAVSENNQILAKEIWCIEQVYKVLNHYLGAYKDMKNNDFYNAWNELDRADIELFFLRKHFNYTNNQYRLDSIEKNIYQLQKLFPYKHFFSRESIVKKWKFSICNKTISVRKSCSHRIGEIYNGEQCVRIAQDFEFIGVAIVTDPFDKYTVVFPEDLEYNYAMLENLMKYLSHPFEKWELEISKETLPQFKNLGRNHSCLCQSGKKYKNCCLKSGEDLFDHYQMNFLEKSSKGIPTEPIQLINTWKN from the coding sequence ATGGAATTTAACGAGATAAAACAATATTTGATGAATTTTGATGGCAGCCAATTAAAACCCAATATCCTAAATTCTCTCTCTTCTCTAAAAAAAAGAGCCGTTTCGGAAAACAATCAAATACTTGCAAAAGAAATATGGTGTATTGAACAGGTGTATAAAGTATTAAATCATTATTTAGGTGCATACAAAGACATGAAAAATAATGATTTTTACAATGCGTGGAATGAGCTAGATAGGGCTGATATTGAGTTATTCTTTTTGAGAAAACACTTTAATTACACAAATAATCAGTATAGGTTAGATTCAATAGAAAAAAACATTTATCAACTTCAAAAGTTATTTCCTTATAAACATTTTTTCAGCAGAGAATCTATTGTAAAAAAATGGAAGTTTAGTATTTGTAACAAAACTATTTCTGTAAGAAAATCATGCTCACATAGAATTGGAGAGATATACAACGGGGAACAGTGTGTTAGAATTGCACAAGATTTTGAGTTTATAGGTGTAGCTATTGTTACCGACCCTTTTGATAAGTATACGGTCGTTTTTCCAGAAGACCTTGAATACAATTACGCTATGTTAGAAAATTTAATGAAATATTTATCACACCCCTTTGAAAAATGGGAACTTGAAATAAGTAAAGAAACACTTCCACAATTTAAGAACCTAGGCAGAAATCATTCATGCCTCTGTCAATCTGGGAAAAAATATAAAAATTGTTGTTTAAAGTCCGGTGAAGACCTTTTTGACCATTATCAAATGAACTTTTTAGAAAAGTCCTCCAAAGGCATACCAACAGAACCAATACAACTAATTAATACTTGGAAAAACTAA
- a CDS encoding matrixin family metalloprotease, protein MKNSDGFSHELEKVNLTKIGEENSQIQIVQEFLSEYGYLDKQSYSPSLLDENTSEALKKYQHFYKIEETGEFDQETRDLMNAPRCGLPDLNNSVAFSTVCDWDRTTLRYAIDEVTTDVSREDGINAIKNAFNTWSSVSPLRFLEVSSADEPDILIGWRDANDPDHSMVGDVLAHADFPPGCSVVVNSLPLPVHFDDSEHTWCIGAFPGQFDIETVAVHEIGHILGIAHSNVFGAIMYPRVSSNTVKRSLTQDDILAVQDLYGSH, encoded by the coding sequence ATGAAGAATAGCGATGGTTTTTCACATGAATTGGAAAAAGTCAATTTAACAAAAATTGGAGAAGAGAATAGTCAAATTCAAATAGTTCAAGAATTTTTATCAGAATATGGTTATTTAGACAAACAATCTTACTCGCCTTCTCTTTTAGATGAAAACACATCAGAAGCACTAAAAAAGTATCAGCATTTCTATAAAATAGAAGAAACTGGAGAATTCGATCAAGAAACTCGGGATTTGATGAATGCTCCCCGTTGTGGCTTACCTGACTTGAATAATAGTGTTGCTTTTTCAACAGTATGTGACTGGGATAGAACTACTTTAAGGTATGCGATTGATGAGGTTACTACAGATGTTTCTAGAGAAGATGGAATAAATGCTATAAAGAATGCCTTCAATACTTGGTCAAGCGTCTCTCCTCTAAGATTTCTTGAGGTGTCATCAGCAGACGAGCCAGATATTTTGATTGGGTGGAGAGATGCGAATGATCCAGATCACAGTATGGTAGGAGATGTATTAGCACATGCAGACTTTCCTCCCGGTTGTTCAGTAGTAGTAAATAGTCTACCTTTACCGGTTCACTTTGATGATTCTGAGCATACATGGTGTATTGGGGCATTTCCGGGTCAATTTGATATAGAGACTGTTGCAGTTCATGAAATTGGTCATATTTTAGGAATAGCACATTCTAATGTTTTTGGGGCTATTATGTACCCAAGAGTTAGTTCAAATACTGTCAAACGTTCGCTAACCCAAGATGATATATTAGCTGTTCAAGATTTGTATGGATCACACTAG
- a CDS encoding phage tail tape measure protein, protein MAKNYKVKSDLVIDIKQFQDSMKEAKVTIADFSKEFKTNVKKAQDDFKGFNEELVKVKPNIEKINKSIRTMSLAFATGFAGATVALEQFNQELNRLQAATGASTKEMEQLSNSMKAIYGGNVGQSLTHVGDAMAYVKQITQQTGEELEYMTKQALILEDTFGKPVQETMQAIDQLMKQFGIGANDAFNLYVQGVQSGLDKRGELSDSIAEYSVHLKTLGYDAEQMFNVMIEGSQNGAWSIDFLLDGLKEMVIRSKDASKSTIEAYEALGLNADKMMNMFANGGDQAQEALSQVFKALGDLDSNLQRNLISVPLFGAKFEDLEADVYLSLANVQDHVSMTSGALDELNEVRYDSLIDQFQQLSRKAYVASIEGFVSVIDKTGLLAPLVTALALSVLGLNKNIKATIMENTRLVASQKILQSSTITLTNAFKGLKTFLSTTFLPLAAIFAATFAIEKLIGSISKYRTEQKKLKAEQDNINELYRENSEQIKSLALQYEILTEKVNNGEMSKDAQEYLDVQNKLNEIFPILTREVDERGQAHLRSVDVVKQELEYAQKLKKSYDEMTIAKFESDLKDRAKEVKNLQKEIVKLNRPIKHPRINFTETQLQEKTILNNRKMLETERELSLILSNSSDFIREKANAYLAVSGASQNLTDDQKQLLQMFIDEKVALVDIADEGFKYEEFLNNTTHAVTDLGETLTSLPANIADIFSIEDIQGLDEEQVNVLREMNTALIKGETDFSNWQYSLTNAFSSVTIASQVIDHMTNLMHANTDAVDENILSHEELMKQYETATNEIKALNSIVQELNENHMLSDEALKIIMSDYPQLLQFIGDETALQEQLKIVINEKSQVAQNALHEELEANETFINESLRGHETWINELVEMYGIDLTQFATLAEKKAAIEDKLINSIAKKWSDYYDVETQQFNDRAAMLFETDPKMAMRMWDDIKKYEGVVNRFRDIVLSPVKVDFSSIGLNIPKSTKSSTPKTSTERVTEEREIDLYISDNTAKELDRLDTLLAESNGRLQQLTSTSADYRIELQKQTDIEREKQQLIHEESEKLKLKEIELQSQVQALGDVSKLTNDQKEVYNALAQELDETTSSINSLSNAWWNAESKIYSSTWDKVTSSIEEQQAVTSGLNFEMEKLQKTMHLHEKDSVEYQKLLYQQIDLYKKKQHETQKEIELLKVLNATESLTIAQKKELTDQMNDLSLAYLDYSNNILTLESEITSMADYENEERLRNANGLADEIIDTYKQVYEQQKDIALDTIDDELDELEKAHKKKIDMYDEELNAYESMINEKLKLIDRQADDEDYEDTLQQLQNEKLELQDRIKNLALDNSFEGQAKRIELEEELSETILDIESLQNDRVRELRKRSLSDQLEDYQEEIEEKKEAEDEKYDTEKERLERIRQETEYHYNELMNDERYFANVREQILNDNVDNVKDKLAEFLEDFSGMNEETIKELGGSWQEFLNLIDKVKDAQDSVSNRSSSSSSNDNHHDYTQDIPNIEDDDYAEIRRIAREHDVDLVIAEDMHETNQRLGYKKYHDGGWVGDAPLNLEPDKIPAILKQGEFVLSDVMVHGISDFSNRLSEFEFNKNNSSKSDQPGDKYEIIINQQYEVKQHQKFDRKMAEQYAKYTIKEFSKGMEKRGLK, encoded by the coding sequence ATGGCTAAAAACTATAAAGTAAAGTCTGATTTGGTTATCGATATTAAACAATTTCAGGATAGCATGAAAGAAGCAAAAGTCACTATTGCTGACTTCTCCAAGGAATTTAAAACAAATGTGAAAAAGGCACAGGATGACTTCAAGGGGTTTAATGAAGAACTAGTTAAAGTAAAACCTAATATTGAAAAGATTAATAAATCTATCAGAACGATGAGTCTTGCATTTGCTACTGGTTTTGCAGGTGCTACGGTTGCGTTAGAACAGTTTAACCAAGAATTAAATAGATTACAGGCTGCCACTGGTGCTTCAACAAAAGAAATGGAACAATTGAGTAATTCCATGAAAGCAATTTATGGAGGGAATGTAGGTCAATCACTAACTCATGTCGGTGATGCTATGGCTTATGTTAAGCAGATTACCCAACAAACAGGGGAAGAATTAGAGTACATGACTAAGCAAGCTTTAATTCTTGAAGATACATTTGGTAAGCCTGTTCAAGAAACAATGCAAGCTATTGACCAATTGATGAAGCAGTTTGGTATTGGTGCTAATGATGCATTTAATTTATACGTACAAGGTGTTCAGTCGGGATTAGATAAGCGAGGTGAACTAAGTGATTCAATTGCTGAGTATTCTGTTCACCTTAAAACTTTAGGTTATGATGCGGAACAGATGTTTAATGTCATGATTGAGGGCTCTCAGAACGGAGCATGGTCGATTGACTTTTTGTTGGACGGACTTAAAGAGATGGTTATCCGGAGTAAGGATGCTTCTAAATCAACGATTGAAGCATATGAAGCATTGGGACTTAATGCTGATAAGATGATGAATATGTTTGCCAATGGTGGAGATCAAGCACAAGAAGCACTTAGTCAAGTATTCAAAGCATTGGGTGATTTGGATTCTAACTTACAACGAAATCTTATTTCTGTTCCTTTGTTTGGTGCGAAATTTGAGGATTTAGAAGCTGACGTATACTTATCACTTGCAAATGTTCAAGATCATGTATCAATGACTTCAGGTGCATTAGATGAGTTAAATGAAGTACGTTATGACTCATTAATTGATCAGTTCCAACAACTTAGTAGAAAAGCATATGTTGCATCCATTGAAGGTTTTGTATCAGTCATTGATAAAACAGGTTTACTAGCTCCATTGGTGACAGCATTAGCACTATCTGTTTTAGGATTAAACAAAAATATCAAAGCTACAATTATGGAAAATACAAGACTAGTTGCTTCACAGAAAATATTACAGTCCTCAACGATTACTTTAACCAATGCATTCAAAGGATTAAAAACTTTTCTCTCAACTACATTCCTTCCACTTGCAGCTATATTTGCAGCGACATTTGCTATTGAAAAATTAATTGGTTCGATATCTAAATACAGAACTGAACAGAAAAAGTTGAAAGCAGAACAGGATAATATTAATGAGTTGTATCGTGAGAACTCTGAACAAATAAAATCATTAGCTCTCCAGTATGAAATTCTCACTGAAAAAGTTAACAACGGTGAAATGTCAAAAGATGCTCAAGAATACCTTGATGTACAAAATAAACTTAATGAGATATTCCCAATATTAACAAGAGAAGTAGACGAACGAGGTCAAGCTCATTTACGAAGTGTTGATGTTGTAAAGCAAGAACTAGAGTATGCTCAAAAGCTCAAGAAAAGTTACGATGAAATGACAATTGCTAAATTTGAATCGGATCTTAAAGACCGAGCAAAAGAAGTCAAGAATCTTCAAAAGGAAATAGTAAAATTAAATCGACCAATAAAGCATCCTCGAATTAATTTTACAGAAACTCAATTGCAAGAAAAAACCATACTCAACAATAGAAAAATGCTTGAAACAGAGCGAGAATTAAGCCTTATATTATCAAACAGTAGCGATTTCATACGTGAAAAAGCCAATGCATATTTAGCTGTATCAGGAGCATCTCAAAATCTAACTGATGATCAAAAACAACTCCTTCAGATGTTTATTGATGAAAAGGTTGCACTTGTTGACATAGCAGATGAAGGGTTTAAGTATGAAGAATTTCTTAATAATACAACTCACGCTGTAACGGATCTTGGTGAGACACTAACGAGTCTACCAGCAAATATTGCTGACATATTTTCTATTGAAGATATACAGGGGCTAGATGAGGAACAAGTTAATGTGTTACGAGAAATGAACACAGCCTTAATCAAAGGTGAAACTGATTTTTCAAATTGGCAATACTCTTTAACAAATGCGTTTAGTTCGGTAACGATTGCTAGTCAAGTGATTGATCATATGACTAATCTTATGCATGCTAATACTGATGCAGTTGATGAAAATATATTATCTCATGAAGAATTAATGAAGCAATATGAAACAGCAACCAATGAAATTAAAGCACTCAATTCTATTGTTCAAGAATTAAATGAAAATCACATGTTATCTGATGAAGCATTAAAAATTATCATGTCCGATTATCCCCAACTATTACAGTTTATCGGTGACGAAACAGCCCTTCAAGAGCAATTAAAAATAGTCATTAATGAGAAGTCTCAGGTTGCTCAGAATGCTTTACATGAAGAGTTAGAAGCTAATGAGACATTCATCAATGAATCGTTACGAGGACATGAGACGTGGATAAATGAGCTTGTTGAAATGTATGGTATAGACCTAACACAATTCGCTACCTTAGCAGAAAAGAAAGCAGCCATAGAAGATAAATTAATCAACTCCATAGCTAAAAAATGGTCAGATTATTATGATGTAGAAACTCAACAATTTAATGACCGGGCTGCCATGTTATTTGAGACTGATCCAAAAATGGCAATGCGAATGTGGGATGACATTAAGAAGTATGAAGGTGTTGTCAATAGATTTAGAGATATTGTTCTTAGTCCAGTTAAAGTTGATTTTTCTTCTATTGGTCTAAATATTCCTAAGTCAACTAAATCATCCACTCCAAAGACTTCAACTGAACGTGTAACAGAAGAAAGAGAAATAGACTTATATATATCTGACAACACAGCAAAAGAATTAGATCGATTAGATACACTACTCGCAGAATCAAATGGTAGGCTACAACAATTAACAAGCACTTCTGCTGATTATCGTATAGAATTACAAAAACAAACTGATATTGAGCGTGAAAAGCAACAATTAATTCATGAAGAATCTGAAAAACTAAAATTGAAAGAAATTGAATTACAATCTCAGGTTCAAGCACTAGGGGATGTCTCTAAGCTAACGAATGACCAGAAAGAAGTTTATAACGCATTAGCTCAAGAGTTAGACGAAACAACAAGTAGTATCAATTCGCTATCTAATGCATGGTGGAATGCCGAAAGTAAGATATATTCCTCAACTTGGGATAAGGTTACAAGTTCAATTGAAGAACAACAAGCTGTCACTAGTGGCTTGAATTTTGAAATGGAGAAGCTACAAAAAACGATGCATTTACATGAAAAAGATTCTGTTGAATACCAAAAGTTATTGTATCAGCAGATTGATTTATACAAGAAAAAACAACATGAAACACAAAAGGAAATTGAATTGTTAAAGGTACTTAACGCAACCGAAAGTCTAACAATCGCACAAAAGAAAGAATTAACTGACCAAATGAATGATTTATCATTAGCTTATTTAGACTACAGTAATAATATATTAACCTTAGAATCGGAAATCACATCTATGGCTGATTATGAGAATGAAGAACGATTACGCAACGCTAATGGGTTAGCAGATGAAATTATTGATACATATAAGCAAGTCTATGAACAGCAAAAGGATATTGCTCTTGATACAATTGACGATGAACTAGACGAACTAGAGAAGGCTCACAAAAAGAAAATTGATATGTATGATGAAGAATTAAATGCATATGAGTCCATGATCAATGAAAAGTTAAAGCTCATTGACCGTCAGGCAGATGATGAAGATTATGAGGATACATTACAACAGTTACAAAATGAAAAGTTAGAGTTACAGGATCGAATAAAAAATCTAGCTCTAGATAATTCTTTTGAGGGTCAAGCAAAACGGATAGAACTTGAGGAAGAATTATCTGAAACAATTTTAGATATTGAATCTTTGCAGAATGACCGTGTTCGTGAATTAAGAAAACGTAGCCTTAGTGATCAATTAGAAGATTATCAGGAAGAAATAGAAGAAAAGAAAGAAGCTGAAGATGAAAAATACGATACTGAAAAAGAGCGACTTGAACGTATTCGTCAAGAGACCGAGTATCATTACAACGAGTTAATGAATGATGAACGTTATTTTGCTAATGTTCGTGAGCAAATACTAAATGACAATGTTGATAATGTTAAAGATAAGCTTGCTGAATTTCTAGAAGACTTCTCAGGAATGAATGAGGAAACTATCAAGGAGTTAGGTGGTAGTTGGCAAGAGTTTTTAAATCTCATTGACAAAGTAAAAGATGCACAGGATTCAGTGTCTAATAGGAGTTCTAGTTCAAGTAGCAACGATAACCATCATGATTATACACAAGATATCCCTAATATTGAAGATGACGACTATGCAGAAATACGCAGAATTGCTCGTGAACATGATGTTGATCTTGTTATTGCTGAAGATATGCATGAGACTAATCAACGGTTAGGATATAAGAAATATCATGATGGCGGTTGGGTTGGAGATGCACCATTAAACTTAGAGCCTGATAAAATACCGGCTATTCTAAAACAAGGTGAATTTGTACTAAGTGATGTGATGGTGCATGGTATTAGTGATTTTTCAAATAGATTGAGTGAGTTCGAGTTTAATAAAAATAACTCATCAAAATCTGATCAACCAGGAGATAAATATGAAATAATAATCAATCAACAGTATGAAGTTAAACAACATCAGAAGTTTGATCGAAAAATGGCTGAACAATATGCGAAATATACAATTAAAGAGTTTTCAAAAGGAATGGAAAAAAGAGGACTTAAGTAG
- a CDS encoding minor capsid protein produces the protein MSHLIDAIVGHIESNNIVDSNKLFVNYYPDEPDEIASVIASGGFPPKLYEPTRELTLEIKVRSTNYNDGMNICNNIFNLFHDKENYQLDSFFILRSYAYTEISYLYADSENRDEFSLDLAFLIQK, from the coding sequence TTGAGTCATTTAATAGATGCAATAGTAGGCCATATTGAAAGTAATAACATTGTCGATAGCAATAAATTGTTCGTCAACTACTATCCTGATGAGCCTGATGAAATTGCCTCAGTCATTGCAAGTGGTGGTTTTCCTCCTAAGCTGTACGAGCCAACAAGAGAATTAACATTAGAAATTAAAGTAAGATCCACCAATTATAATGATGGAATGAATATATGTAATAACATTTTCAATCTATTCCACGACAAAGAGAACTATCAATTGGATAGTTTTTTTATTTTGCGTTCATACGCATATACCGAAATATCTTATCTCTATGCTGATTCTGAAAATAGGGATGAGTTTTCACTAGATTTAGCATTTCTAATACAAAAATGA